From Dermacentor silvarum isolate Dsil-2018 unplaced genomic scaffold, BIME_Dsil_1.4 Seq822, whole genome shotgun sequence:
agtggcGTATTCTGGGCAAGTCACGTCATCTGGGCACAAACTCAGctgcttggcgtgctgcaatcagTAGCGaagtacatttttaaaaccttataatgaattccacgctttacgtggagcgcttagctgcgtcaattaatgatcagaaggatctactctaacgactcagtacgtttgtacaaaatcgtcaagatagtttcagggtccctttaattcttcagcccttcagggagcacggcgcagaacgcgcgtttgctcgccgtgaaagcgcgcgtccctcgcgcctttttactcgcacacacagcgtccggggcgcggcgacgatttcatcgccggtgacgtcatacggaacctcacggcgacggcgacgccgacggcagaaatccgctttgaagtttccatataattgctatcgtaataaaagacATGTCGCGCATCGTAATGGAGttgtgtgcactgcaggacgtGGAGCTGAACAAGCGTAAGCCAGCCTTCATCAAGGCCAAGGAGCGGACGGCGCACATGCAGAAGAAGCTGGAAGCCGCACGCAAGTCACTCAAGGCAGCCAAGAAGGTGGACGAGACCCACCAGAGTGAGATTGCCGAGCTTGAGCGGGAGCTCGAGGAAGTGGCTGATCACATGCAGGAGTTCGAGCAGCAGCTCAGCCAGGAGAGCCAGGGCCGTGACGTCTCACTGGAGGACTCACAGGTGAGGGTGACGCACTCTGTTGCTATTTCTTTTTGCAGAGATTTCACTAAatttaaagtttttctagtttgcTCCACTTCGTGGTGCAAGGTGCAGTAGTAATGCCATGGCACACTGCGCACGAATGCTGGCAACCAAAAGTGTCATTGCATCGACTTTTATGTGCTATCGACATTGAAAGTCTACGAAGCACAGGATTTGACGAGAAAGATGAATACTAGTTGCACAGCCTCGGCAGTCAGCCTGCTACTTGGATTTCCAGTTTGTGCTAGCATGTGCAACAACATGGTGTGGCATGGTTTTAATGGCTGCAGGCACAAACTGTTAGGAAATTTCACCTTTCTGTGGAACCTGCACCCTTTAAGCTTTTTATGCCAACTGCGCGTGCAAGCCACCTGTGCCTGAATGCAGCAGTGCAGTGCTTTTCTGCAGTTAACAAAAGTTTGCAGTGAAGTGCCACTGTTGCTACGGCTAGTTGCTGCTTTGCACAACCACCATCTAAGAAGCATGAAGGCAACTATTTAGCATGCAAGATGTTGAGGCCAATAATATTGTTTATGCCACAGTTGTAAGCAGTCTTTGACCACTTGTCACTTGCTAGGTCTGAATGGCCGTGGAGACCGGCGTTGGAGTGCGTTGAAAGCAAGTTTTTGCACACTGTCTGAAAGTACTGAGAAGATTTGCACATTATGAGGGAACTGCACAGCACATGGGGTTCTCTGCATAGTTGTCATTGGTGTTGCCCATCTCTGCGCTGGCCAAGCATTGccatgtgttttctttttccataGTGCATTCACGGAGCCACCTTTTGCAGCACCCTGGTTCATGTCTGTTATAATATGAGGCAGGTCGTGTATGATCCAGCATCATGCAGCCCAGACATTCAGCAGATTGTCTCTACAGTTTGCCCATTGCAATACAGGACAAACTTGTTATGCTGGCTGCTGCACTATTCTGAAGGCATACCAGATGTGACCGTCACCACCAGTGACTCACAATGCAGTGGACATGTCAGTTCTCTTTGTGAGTTGATCACATCATGCGACTTTAATGGATATGGATTGACCTGGCCGCCCTGTTGTCGCAGGTTCGTGAGTACCACCGGCTAAAAGAGGAGGCCGGCCGGCAGGCGTCACTGCACCTGCAGAACCTAGACTCAGTGCGGCGCGAACACAAGTCGGATCAGGACCGGCACGACAACGAGCTGCGCAAACGCAACGAGACGCAGGCCAAGCTCAAGCAGAAGAAGGCCGAGCTCGACGAGAACGTGCGGCGGGTTGACAAGCTGGCCGAGCAGATCCGGTCGAGCGAGGCAAGCCTCGAGGAACTGCGGCGCCAGGAGCAGGAGGTGTCGCAGGATGTGGCCGCCGCCAAGGGCCGCGTGTCCGAGATCAACCGCGAGCTCGAGGCCCTCATGAACGAGCTGGGCGACGCCAAGGTGGACAAGCACGAGGACTCTCGCCGCCGCAAGAAGGCCGAAATAGTGGACCACTTCAAGCAGTTGTACCCAGGTGTGTACGACCGGCTGGTCAACATGTGCCAGCCCATCCACAAGAAGTACAACGTGGCCATCACCAAGGTGCTTGGCAAGAATATGGAGGCCATTGTGGTTGACTCGGAGAAGACGGGCCGTGCCTGCATCAAGTACCTGAAGGAGCAGATGCTCGAGGCCGAGACGTTCCTGCCGCTTGACTACATCGATGCCAAGCCGCTCAAGGAACGTCTGAGGTATGCCGAGCTTTGTGTAGTGTTCTATGGCACTGGCATGTGGCAGTGCTAGTGCCGTGGAAAAGACTGTGATTAAGCAGGTCCAGTAAATTGGGCAGAAACCATGAGAGGATGACCATCAAAGTCAAGCGATAGACTTTCTTATAGACCTGCTGAGATTTGCTTTTGGGGACACCTATTCGTTAGCTCTATCGGTTAATGGTTTGAGACCCGTGGAAGCTGTGACATTGCACTGTCTCCAGAATTGACCCACATTAAAGACTACATTAAAGCCCTTTTAAGGACACACATCATGCACTGGTATCAGGATTGGTGCAATTAGTTACCGCCTTGGATTACGCTCAATGTTCAGCCCAGTTTACTTGGCTAGGCAGCCTTTTATGCATGGAGGAGGGGCCAATGAAAACTTGGTTTTTAAAATTGGTCAGTGACTATAAATGAGGTTCACAGGATCATAAATAACGGCTCCACTGGTTTTGCCATTGCAGGTCCATCACGAACCCCAAGAATGTGAAGCTGCTGTACGATGTGCTGCAGTATGACCCTCCAGCCATCAAACGGGCTGTGCTGTATGCCACCAATAATGCCTTGGTCTGCGAGACAGCTGATGATGCTAGTCGTGTAGCCTATGACCTCGGTGACAACAAGAGGTAAGTTTTGGCTGCCTATGCTGAACACTGGGAAATACTGCCGTCTTACTGTAGAGCCCCGTTGATgtgtttttcaagggaccgcagGAAAAAAAACATTACAGCTGGGGAAATTTT
This genomic window contains:
- the LOC119435677 gene encoding structural maintenance of chromosomes protein 1A-like, whose amino-acid sequence is MGYLKYIEVENFKSYRGLQIIGPLKPFTAVIGPNGSGKSNFMDAISFVLGEKKNCLRVKKLSDLIHGAPIGQPVSNRAHVTAVYCNEDGTETHFTRLVAHSSSEFRINNEVVSQDEYLNRLEGLRINVKAKNFLVFQGDVETIAMKNPKERTVLFEEISHSLEHKAEYEQLRSEMIKAEEDTQFSYQKKKGIAAEKKEARLEKEEADKYQRLKESLAERQVVSQAFQLYHIQRDLDSLAADMASKTNELQRHVRKKEKIEEEVRDKRKEHGRLQRDMAKIEQQIREADVELNKRKPAFIKAKERTAHMQKKLEAARKSLKAAKKVDETHQSEIAELERELEEVADHMQEFEQQLSQESQGRDVSLEDSQVREYHRLKEEAGRQASLHLQNLDSVRREHKSDQDRHDNELRKRNETQAKLKQKKAELDENVRRVDKLAEQIRSSEASLEELRRQEQEVSQDVAAAKGRVSEINRELEALMNELGDAKVDKHEDSRRRKKAEIVDHFKQLYPGVYDRLVNMCQPIHKKYNVAITKVLGKNMEAIVVDSEKTGRACIKYLKEQMLEAETFLPLDYIDAKPLKERLRSITNPKNVKLLYDVLQYDPPAIKRAVLYATNNALVCETADDASRVAYDLGDNKR